The sequence CGACCTCTATGCTCTGAAAAAGGGCGAGGCGTATTTCATCTATGAGGACCGGATTCGCAAGTTCCGTTTCCGGTATGAGAAAGGGAAAAAGGTCAAGCGGCTGGCACTTCTGGTATGGCGGAAGGTGGCGCAGGGGAAGGAGGATGAAGATCTTGTGGTTGAGGTGAGGGGCAGGAAGTTCCTGCGGCTCACGCGGGATGTGGTGTTGCGGGTGCTGGATGAGATTCGGGCGAGGCTCAAGGAAGATGAGCGGAACCGCTCGCCCTTTGAGGCGGCTTTCGGGCGTCTGGTGAGGGTGGATGAGGAGCTGGTGCGGGGGTTGCTCATCCGTTTGGGTCCCACGGGAACGGCGCTTCTTTTCGGGTTCGATGTGGGAGGAGGCGAACCCAGCCGGGTGCTCGAGCGCGAACTCGAGGAGAAGGTGGAGGACATGTATCAGAAGCAGTTCCCGTTGCTCGAGATATACGCGCCAGAGCTGATCCGCCCGACCGACACCTACATGGAGCTCCTTGAGGAGATTCGCCGGGACCCCTCCGAGTGGCCTCCCGAGGAGGACCCCCTCCTCGAAATCGCCAAGCGCGTAGGGGGCGCCGCCGATTCCGCCCGCGCCGCCTGACCCTGCTTGATCCTATCGATAAGTTTTTGGAAAAATTTTATCGATAAGATTTTTCTTAGGATTTATCGATAGGAGAGGATGGGGAGAGGGGCTGAGGAGTTTTGTGCGGGGGGATTGCGAAGAAGGTGTTCAGAGTGCGCAGACGGTGAAGCGCGCCGATGTAGTCGAGGAGGATGCGTCCGAGGAGATAGAGGGGTTCCTTGATGCGGGTGGCGAGTTTCAGGACGATATTGCCTGCGGGCTCGACGAACTGAGGAATGCGGTCCGGGGGCGCGATGTTCCAGTAGTTGATGAGGCTCCAGAAGACGAAGCGGTTGATGAGGAGCACCTCGCCGCGTTCGGTGGCGAGGCGCTTGAGCTCTTCTCGCCAGGCTTTTTCATTCTGGCCGGTGGCCAGCCAGAGCACGAAGGCGGCAAGCGAAGCCGACCGGGAGACGCCGGCTTCGCAGGCGAAAAGCAGGCGTAGAGGGCGGCGTCCCTCCACGAATCGGTCGGTGAGGAGGGAGGCCAGAAACCTCTTGAGGGCGAGGATGTGTTCGTGCTCGAAGGCCTTTCCGTTGCCTTCGGGCCGCTCCGTGTCGGGGAAAACCAGCCTGAGCACCTTCGGAGCTCGGCTGAGTGTTTCCTTCAAAGCGGGGCGTTCGAAGACGCTCGGATCTGAGGCCACGACCACCATGGCCGGTGGAGAAACGGCGCCATCGGCGTAGGGGGCGGAAGCGAGCCAGCGCAGGGAGTGCACTTCCACCCGCAGTCTACCCGCTCGATAAAGCGTTTCGAGCCGCTTGGCGATTTGCTTCTTACCGAGGGTTCGGGAGGCGGGTTTTCTTGCCATGCATCCTTCCTCACCGGAGAGTTCGAACGAATCGGGGGTGTTTTCAAAACTAGCCGGGTACTCTCATTTGCGAACTTTTTAACCGATCCGGAGTGCGGACATCCTCCCGAAGCCTTGGCTTTCAAGGAAAACGAGCATTCAGGAGTCCCGATGGCGCTCTGCTAACCTTTTTTACGGAAGCGGGAAGGGCGCGGGAGGGAAAGATGAAGGGAATCCGATCGCGCTTCATTGCCGTTGGGGTTGTGCTGGCTCTGGTGGGTCTGGTGGGCGCGACGCGGGCCCTGGAGGCTCTGGATGTGCCGCGCATCGTGGTGATGAAAAGCGAGGCGGGAAGGGTGCGCTTCCACCACCTGAAGCATGCGGCCGCAATGGGGTGCGATCGGTGTCATCATGCGGGGCGCGGGGTTTCCCTAGTGCGACTCCTCGAAAGTGAGGAAGACAAGCGACACCTGAGTCGTTATTTCCGGTGTCGTGAGTGTCACTATCGGGATCCAGAGCGGGTGCGCAGGGGGTGTTTAAAATGCCACCGGGAGAGGTGGAAGGAGATATGGAAAAGAGAGCGTCGACGCGGTCTCGACGCGGAAACGGCGCGGGAATTCGCCGAGGAGCGGGTGCCCGTCACCTGCACCGGGTGCCACCGCGGTGCGAGGGCGCAGGCGAGGTTGTTAATGGAGGTTCTTCCTTAGAGAGGGCGCTTGCAGCGTTTCCGGCGCTGGAGGTGAAGGGCACCCGGTGCTGGCTGGTCGGCGCGGCGGGGCTTTCCTTCAGGGAGGCTCTTTTTCGCCTTCGAACGGGGCGGGACTTCCGGGGCGAGGAGCGGGCCTTCCTTTTCGTGCCTCCCTTTCCCGGGGGGATACTCAGGCGGGACGAGCGGGGGTGGACAGAGGTTATCACCTTTCAGAGCTATGCGGAGGCGGAGAAGGCTTTGAGGCGGTATACTGCCGACCCGGGCTACCGGGAGTGGCGGGAGAAGGGCGATCTCGAGGAGGAGGAGCTTTTGCGGGAGATCTTTGCCGGCGGGGTGATGCGGGAAGAAGAGGAGCGCCTGAGAGAGCTCGAGGCGAGGGTAGAGGGA comes from Thermosulfurimonas sp. F29 and encodes:
- a CDS encoding cytochrome c3 family protein, coding for MKGIRSRFIAVGVVLALVGLVGATRALEALDVPRIVVMKSEAGRVRFHHLKHAAAMGCDRCHHAGRGVSLVRLLESEEDKRHLSRYFRCRECHYRDPERVRRGCLKCHRERWKEIWKRERRRGLDAETAREFAEERVPVTCTGCHRGARAQARLLMEVLP